The proteins below are encoded in one region of Amycolatopsis acidiphila:
- a CDS encoding siderophore-interacting protein, producing MGTTYRPPEHAQSQLLAGDETALPAILAILDQAPSLTAEVHLEAPAAAEVRDVVAPPWTRIHWCRRTDAATSVRRHLVNDHGAPKAGISFAGYWRHGWSAPG from the coding sequence ATGGGCACCACGTACCGGCCGCCGGAACATGCGCAGTCGCAACTGCTCGCCGGCGACGAGACGGCACTGCCGGCCATCCTGGCGATCCTCGACCAGGCGCCGTCGCTGACCGCAGAGGTCCACCTGGAAGCACCGGCCGCGGCCGAAGTGCGTGACGTGGTGGCACCGCCCTGGACGCGAATCCACTGGTGCCGCCGCACCGACGCGGCCACGTCGGTGCGGCGGCACCTCGTCAACGACCACGGCGCGCCGAAGGCGGGCATCTCATTCGCGGGTTACTGGCGGCACGGCTGGTCCGCACCGGGCTGA
- a CDS encoding TetR/AcrR family transcriptional regulator, translated as MPSADRRLEPRRKPRQVRAELTRERILTAAARVFAEHGYAAGTTNRIAERARISIGSLYQYFPNKDAILAELLIQHIDRGIWTDADELDLSPGTLEATVRALIRDAIDNHGDDPQLLRVMIEEAPVSQELLDAIERHGKLRTAQVRDVIVRHPDVRVGDPDVAAEIIMFTVEMNTHKFMAAPRTIPVETFENELVAMVTRYLRGDQ; from the coding sequence ATGCCGTCGGCAGACCGTCGCTTAGAACCACGTCGCAAGCCCCGCCAGGTGCGCGCCGAGCTCACGCGCGAGCGCATCCTCACCGCGGCTGCTCGCGTTTTCGCCGAGCACGGTTACGCCGCCGGCACCACCAACCGCATCGCCGAGCGCGCCCGTATCTCCATCGGCTCGCTGTACCAGTACTTCCCGAACAAGGACGCCATCCTCGCCGAGCTCCTGATCCAGCACATCGACCGGGGCATCTGGACCGACGCCGATGAGCTCGACCTCTCGCCCGGGACGCTGGAGGCGACGGTCCGGGCGCTCATCCGCGACGCGATCGACAACCATGGCGACGATCCCCAACTGCTCCGGGTGATGATCGAGGAGGCGCCGGTCTCCCAGGAACTGCTCGACGCGATTGAGCGGCACGGGAAGCTGCGCACGGCCCAGGTGCGCGACGTCATCGTCCGGCACCCCGACGTCCGCGTGGGTGACCCGGACGTCGCTGCGGAGATCATCATGTTCACCGTTGAGATGAACACACACAAGTTCATGGCCGCGCCGCGGACCATCCCCGTCGAGACGTTCGAGAACGAGCTGGTCGCCATGGTGACCCGCTACCTGCGCGGGGATCAGTAG